Proteins from a single region of Candidatus Polarisedimenticolia bacterium:
- the crcB gene encoding fluoride efflux transporter CrcB yields MTKTLLVGFGGFLGSIARYLAGGAVHRLAAGSVLPYGTLFVNVTGCLAIGILSALSEARGVLSPEARVFLLIGVLGGYTTFSSFGYETFQLLRGGEMLAAMANVLIQVVVGLGTVWAGSAAVRLIWG; encoded by the coding sequence ATGACCAAGACACTTCTAGTCGGCTTTGGGGGCTTCCTTGGGTCGATCGCCAGGTACCTGGCCGGCGGGGCCGTGCACCGGCTGGCGGCAGGCTCGGTCCTTCCCTACGGCACCCTGTTCGTGAACGTCACCGGCTGCCTGGCGATCGGGATCCTGTCGGCCCTTTCCGAGGCTCGCGGCGTCCTGTCGCCCGAGGCGCGTGTCTTTCTGTTGATCGGCGTCCTGGGCGGCTATACCACTTTTTCGTCCTTCGGCTACGAGACGTTCCAGCTGCTGCGGGGAGGGGAGATGCTCGCGGCCATGGCCAACGTCCTGATCCAGGTGGTCGTCGGCCTGGGGACCGTCTGGGCGGGCAGCGCCGCGGTGCGGCTGATCTGGGGGTAG
- a CDS encoding FAD-binding protein produces MAGLDRLTVDGMMAGNLARDLRGIVSGQVLDDQGSRADRSGDFGRMVTRLPGVVVRPASTADVAAVIGYARRNSVPVATRAEAHTQSGQALTDGGILLDVTSLDRILVIDPQGPWADCQAGVKWDTLVRQTIPQGLVPPVLTNNLGVTLGGTISVAGLGVASFRHGAQGDQALELEVVTGAGDVVTCSESQNREVFDAVRSTLGQFGVITRARVTLRRCRPRTRTYFLLYDDLGAVMRDAQLAIEQDRFDYIESTCVPCPQGFRMGAMGKEAFAAWFYPLHLTIELDPGGPPDDARVLQGLAPYRRTHVEDQDTLLFAARMEPLFAIWKRIGNWALAHPWTETILPWGAAQPFISQVLANLPPTALGGGHVLLWPCRGTSSRVPLFMHPQTPLVMGFGILPGVPPDLLPQARQRLNMMSDLSMAVGASRYLSGFIEFDRARWKQHFGARWDEVCRLKKTYDPAGILNPGFIDYGP; encoded by the coding sequence ATGGCCGGCCTTGACCGCCTCACCGTGGACGGCATGATGGCAGGCAACCTGGCGCGCGACCTCAGGGGGATCGTGTCCGGGCAGGTCCTGGACGACCAGGGCTCGCGCGCCGATCGCAGCGGCGATTTCGGCAGGATGGTCACGCGCCTGCCCGGCGTCGTGGTGCGTCCGGCCTCGACCGCCGACGTGGCGGCGGTCATCGGGTACGCCCGCAGGAACTCCGTTCCGGTCGCGACGCGCGCCGAGGCGCACACTCAGAGCGGCCAGGCGCTGACGGACGGGGGCATCCTCCTCGACGTCACCTCCCTCGATCGCATCCTGGTGATCGACCCTCAGGGACCATGGGCCGACTGCCAGGCCGGCGTGAAGTGGGACACCCTGGTGCGGCAGACGATCCCGCAGGGGCTCGTGCCGCCCGTCCTCACGAACAATCTTGGCGTCACGCTCGGCGGGACGATCTCCGTGGCCGGGCTGGGCGTCGCCTCGTTCCGGCACGGCGCGCAGGGGGACCAGGCCCTCGAGCTGGAGGTCGTGACCGGCGCGGGAGACGTCGTCACCTGCTCCGAGAGCCAGAACCGCGAGGTGTTCGACGCCGTGCGCTCGACTCTCGGCCAGTTCGGCGTGATCACCCGGGCGCGCGTCACGCTGCGCCGCTGCCGGCCGCGGACCCGCACGTATTTCCTGCTGTACGACGACCTGGGCGCCGTCATGCGGGACGCGCAGCTGGCCATCGAGCAGGACCGGTTCGACTACATCGAATCGACCTGCGTTCCCTGCCCGCAGGGGTTTCGCATGGGCGCCATGGGGAAGGAGGCGTTCGCCGCCTGGTTCTATCCCCTGCACCTGACGATCGAGCTCGACCCGGGCGGCCCGCCCGACGACGCCCGCGTCCTGCAGGGCCTCGCCCCCTACAGGCGGACGCATGTCGAGGACCAGGACACGCTCCTCTTCGCCGCCCGCATGGAGCCCCTCTTCGCCATCTGGAAACGGATCGGCAACTGGGCCCTGGCGCACCCCTGGACGGAGACGATCCTGCCATGGGGGGCCGCCCAGCCGTTCATCTCCCAGGTGCTCGCGAACCTGCCGCCGACCGCCCTCGGAGGGGGGCACGTCCTGCTCTGGCCGTGCCGGGGGACGTCGTCGCGCGTGCCGCTGTTCATGCACCCGCAGACCCCGCTGGTCATGGGCTTCGGCATCCTCCCGGGCGTCCCTCCCGATCTGTTGCCGCAGGCGCGGCAGCGGCTCAATATGATGTCGGACTTGAGCATGGCGGTCGGCGCCAGCCGATACCTCTCCGGCTTCATCGAGTTCGACCGCGCCCGCTGGAAGCAGCACTTCGGCGCGCGCTGGGATGAGGTCTGCCGCCTGAAGAAGACCTACGATCCCGCGGGCATCCTGAACCCGGGGTTCATCGACTACGGCCCTTAG
- a CDS encoding DUF393 domain-containing protein, producing the protein MSPAPAGRYVALYDGDCGFCTRWRDRMVARDSGGIIEWLSVHEPAVAARFPGLDREDALRQMYVVAPDGSLHKGAEGWRELFRVLDGLSWVAALYRIPGVPFVMDRAYRFIAARRYRLSCTGAACRRPGGQGVGGRAGGAGGRPGGGGSRAASALVPLLGILGASMLSGCGEREPDPVRSRLQAIADPEGGAVVAAMLEAYGPYGTWRGHHNVEYTYRLRLRGGGEDAQIESLQMHRLDLGPGARSFAQDLHGEAPQIVRVAGDRLDVSRAGVPVTDPAQLEFPRAFIRIARWSFLLPWSLLDQASSLEYRGERTPPTASRVPSDACDVVRQTFDPKDAVRRNDWNDFYISRVNHLIDRVHSYRAEDKSYRVVLWSDHRTAGGVRVATRRETHLSDVSGELGPIEAVVEYSDVRFDAPFGDEIWSDMPEASPTPEAVLPTAAGRLEAPPPPER; encoded by the coding sequence GTGAGCCCGGCCCCGGCGGGGCGCTACGTCGCCCTGTACGACGGCGACTGCGGGTTCTGCACCCGCTGGCGCGATCGGATGGTCGCCCGGGATTCCGGAGGCATCATCGAGTGGCTGTCGGTGCACGAGCCCGCGGTCGCCGCCCGCTTTCCCGGGCTCGATCGCGAGGACGCCCTCAGGCAGATGTACGTCGTGGCGCCGGACGGATCGCTGCACAAGGGGGCGGAGGGCTGGCGGGAGCTCTTCCGCGTCCTGGACGGCCTTTCGTGGGTGGCGGCCCTGTACCGGATCCCCGGCGTGCCGTTCGTGATGGACCGAGCCTACCGCTTCATCGCCGCGCGGCGCTATCGCCTGTCCTGCACAGGCGCCGCCTGCCGGCGTCCGGGGGGACAAGGCGTCGGCGGCCGCGCCGGTGGGGCTGGCGGGCGGCCGGGCGGCGGAGGGAGCCGGGCCGCATCCGCCCTCGTCCCGCTCCTGGGCATTCTCGGCGCGTCGATGCTCTCGGGGTGCGGAGAGAGGGAGCCGGATCCCGTGAGGTCGCGCCTGCAGGCGATCGCCGATCCGGAGGGGGGCGCGGTCGTCGCCGCGATGCTCGAGGCGTACGGCCCCTACGGGACGTGGAGGGGGCACCACAACGTCGAGTACACCTACCGCCTGCGGTTGCGTGGCGGCGGGGAGGACGCTCAGATCGAGTCGCTCCAGATGCACCGGCTCGATCTGGGCCCCGGGGCCCGCTCGTTCGCGCAGGATCTCCATGGAGAGGCGCCGCAGATTGTGCGGGTCGCTGGCGACCGGCTGGATGTCTCGCGCGCCGGGGTCCCCGTGACCGACCCGGCCCAGCTGGAGTTTCCGCGGGCCTTCATCCGGATCGCCCGCTGGTCGTTCCTGCTCCCCTGGAGCCTGCTCGACCAGGCATCGAGCCTGGAGTACCGGGGCGAGCGCACCCCGCCGACCGCCAGCCGCGTGCCGTCCGACGCCTGCGACGTCGTGCGCCAGACCTTCGATCCGAAGGACGCCGTGCGCCGGAACGACTGGAACGACTTCTACATCAGCCGCGTGAACCACTTGATCGATCGCGTCCACTCCTACCGCGCCGAGGACAAGTCCTACCGGGTCGTGCTGTGGTCGGACCATCGCACGGCCGGCGGCGTGCGGGTGGCCACGCGCCGCGAGACGCACCTCTCCGACGTGTCCGGGGAACTCGGGCCGATCGAGGCGGTGGTCGAGTACTCGGATGTGCGCTTCGACGCCCCGTTCGGCGATGAGATCTGGAGCGACATGCCCGAGGCCTCGCCGACCCCGGAGGCGGTGCTGCCCACGGCGGCGGGGCGACTCGAGGCGCCTCCTCCGCCCGAGCGCTGA